Proteins encoded in a region of the Elizabethkingia bruuniana genome:
- a CDS encoding M16 family metallopeptidase: protein MRKIVSTLSLVLLMNMMNAQDFKIQTLKDNKGYTYETVNNDPDHVRVYTLKNGLKVFLAKNTDAPRIQTYIPVRTGSNNDPADNTGLAHYLEHMVFKGTSKLGTKDWTKEKALIQQISDLYEAHKAEKDPAKKREIYKKIDAVSQEASKYAIANEYDKATSSIGATGTNAHTWLDETVYKNNIPNNELEKWFKIEKERFSELVLRLFHTELEAVYEEYNRAQDNDGRLVNYELMDALFPKHPNGQQTTIGTAEHLKNPSMVAINKYFDTYYVPNNMAVVLVGDLDFDKTIALADKYFGTFQYKELPMKKMVSEEPMTKIVEKTVKSPTTPRLQMAWRTDSYGSNESHLAEITAQILSNSGEAGLLDTNVNQQQKALRAVAYNSPLKTYGYFTMVIVPKEGQSMQDAKQLLLQQIDLVKKGEFPDWMIPAIIEDMKLSRMRQLETADGLATNLYDTYIKGRSWDQELNEINEYSKITKEDIVKFANDFFKDNYVVVYKEKGVNDKLVRVENPGITPIQLNKDAQSPFLKEIISEKVSDITPLFVDFKKEIKETAVKGVKLSYIQNKTNDIAQMNYIFNFGTDNDKELGLALSVLEYLGTDKYTPEQLKAEFYKIGISYNLQIGADRINVSLSGPEKNIGKGLALVNHWIQNVKPDQEIYNKTVKTILEGREIAKKDKARIMAALSNYAKFGKDSRFRDVISKERLTAIKADEITNKIKSLAKYPYELFFYGKDLGAFEKEVSGYVQKASLKYPVAKVYPELPTGGQVYFTNYDMVQMEMSKIGRGEEIKPANFGKINVFNEYFGRGLSSIVFQEIRESRSLAYSAYVNYVYPDELKKHDYVTTYIGTQSNKLLQAVSAMNELMAELPQIQVQFDNAKGSALKQIASNRITKRNIYFNYLRMKKLGIDYDVRKDIYNEVKELTLPQLSNFYNTEVKPVNYNTAIIGKKENLDMNAINKLGTFREVSLEEIFGY, encoded by the coding sequence ATGAGAAAAATAGTATCTACACTTTCCTTAGTTTTGTTGATGAATATGATGAACGCACAAGATTTTAAAATACAGACATTAAAAGATAATAAAGGTTATACTTATGAAACGGTAAATAATGATCCGGATCATGTAAGAGTATATACCCTGAAGAACGGTCTGAAGGTATTTCTGGCTAAGAATACAGATGCACCGAGAATTCAAACCTATATTCCTGTACGTACAGGTTCCAATAATGACCCTGCAGACAATACTGGTTTAGCCCATTATTTAGAGCATATGGTGTTTAAGGGAACGTCAAAACTAGGAACTAAAGACTGGACTAAAGAAAAAGCTTTGATTCAGCAGATATCAGATCTTTATGAAGCACACAAAGCAGAAAAAGATCCTGCTAAAAAAAGAGAGATCTATAAAAAAATAGATGCTGTTTCTCAGGAAGCCTCCAAATATGCAATTGCGAACGAGTACGATAAAGCAACATCTTCTATTGGTGCTACCGGTACCAATGCGCATACCTGGTTGGATGAAACTGTTTATAAAAATAACATTCCAAATAACGAGCTGGAGAAGTGGTTTAAAATAGAAAAAGAACGTTTCTCTGAATTAGTGCTTAGATTATTCCATACTGAACTGGAAGCTGTTTACGAAGAATATAACCGTGCACAGGATAATGACGGAAGACTTGTAAACTACGAATTGATGGATGCTTTGTTTCCAAAACATCCAAACGGTCAGCAAACAACTATAGGAACAGCGGAACACCTGAAGAACCCTTCCATGGTAGCGATCAATAAATATTTTGATACTTATTATGTTCCTAACAATATGGCTGTAGTATTGGTAGGAGATTTGGATTTTGATAAAACGATTGCACTCGCAGATAAATACTTCGGAACTTTCCAGTATAAAGAGCTGCCAATGAAGAAAATGGTTTCGGAAGAACCCATGACTAAAATTGTTGAGAAAACAGTGAAAAGTCCTACCACACCAAGATTGCAAATGGCATGGAGAACAGATAGCTATGGATCTAATGAATCCCATCTGGCAGAAATAACAGCACAGATTCTTAGCAATAGTGGGGAAGCAGGACTTTTGGATACCAATGTCAATCAGCAGCAGAAAGCACTGCGTGCAGTTGCTTATAACTCTCCGCTGAAAACCTATGGATACTTTACTATGGTTATTGTCCCTAAAGAAGGGCAAAGCATGCAGGATGCAAAGCAATTATTACTGCAACAGATAGATCTTGTTAAAAAAGGAGAATTTCCGGATTGGATGATTCCGGCAATTATAGAAGACATGAAGCTCTCCAGAATGAGACAGCTGGAAACAGCTGACGGACTTGCAACCAATCTTTATGATACTTATATCAAAGGTAGAAGCTGGGACCAGGAGCTTAATGAGATCAACGAATATTCTAAGATTACAAAGGAAGATATTGTAAAATTTGCCAACGATTTCTTTAAAGATAACTATGTCGTTGTCTACAAAGAAAAAGGTGTAAATGATAAACTTGTCAGAGTAGAGAATCCAGGTATTACACCAATTCAGCTAAATAAAGATGCACAGTCACCTTTCCTTAAAGAAATCATTTCCGAAAAAGTTTCAGATATTACTCCTTTATTTGTGGACTTCAAAAAAGAAATAAAAGAAACCGCAGTTAAAGGTGTAAAACTGAGTTATATTCAGAATAAAACAAATGATATAGCACAGATGAACTATATCTTCAACTTTGGTACTGACAATGATAAGGAGTTGGGATTAGCACTAAGTGTATTGGAATACCTGGGAACAGATAAATATACTCCGGAGCAATTAAAGGCTGAATTCTACAAGATAGGTATCTCTTACAATCTTCAGATTGGCGCAGACAGAATCAATGTTTCACTTTCGGGACCTGAGAAGAATATAGGAAAAGGTCTTGCTTTGGTAAATCACTGGATTCAGAATGTGAAGCCAGATCAGGAGATTTATAACAAGACAGTCAAAACTATACTGGAAGGCCGCGAAATAGCGAAAAAAGACAAAGCCCGTATTATGGCTGCGTTGAGTAACTACGCTAAGTTTGGAAAAGATTCGAGATTCAGGGATGTTATTTCCAAAGAGCGTCTTACAGCTATAAAAGCGGATGAAATCACGAATAAAATAAAATCTCTTGCAAAATACCCGTATGAATTGTTCTTCTATGGTAAAGACCTTGGTGCTTTTGAGAAGGAAGTAAGCGGATATGTACAAAAAGCAAGTCTGAAATATCCTGTGGCTAAAGTATATCCTGAATTGCCAACCGGTGGACAGGTGTATTTTACAAACTACGATATGGTACAAATGGAGATGAGCAAAATTGGACGTGGTGAAGAAATTAAGCCCGCTAATTTTGGGAAAATCAATGTATTCAATGAATACTTTGGTAGAGGTTTGTCATCTATTGTTTTTCAGGAAATCCGTGAATCGCGTTCACTGGCATATTCTGCTTACGTAAATTATGTTTATCCAGATGAACTGAAGAAGCACGATTATGTAACAACTTATATCGGAACACAATCTAATAAGTTGCTACAGGCAGTTTCCGCAATGAATGAGTTGATGGCAGAACTTCCACAAATTCAGGTACAGTTTGATAATGCTAAAGGATCTGCACTAAAACAAATTGCGTCTAACAGAATTACCAAGCGTAATATCTATTTCAACTACCTTAGAATGAAGAAGCTGGGGATTGATTATGATGTTCGTAAAGATATTTATAATGAAGTAAAAGAACTTACTTTACCTCAGTTATCCAATTTCTATAATACAGAAGTTAAGCCTGTTAACTATAATACAGCTATTATTGGTAAGAAAGAAAATCTGGATATGAATGCAATAAATAAACTGGGAACATTCCGGGAAGTAAGCTTAGAAGAAATCTTTGGTTATTAA
- the aspA gene encoding aspartate ammonia-lyase codes for MNDYRIESDLIGELKVPVNAYYGVQTQRAIDNFKISNDHLSDHPEFIKAFAFVKKAAAQTNFELGLLDEIINKNITTACDEIIAGKMHEEFPTDMIQGGAGTSMNMNANEVIANRALELMGHQKGEYQFCSPNDHVNLSQSTNDAYPTAIRIALYNLNKTLVERLELLIQSFRKKADDLKDVIKMGRTQLQDAVPMTMGQEFNAFANTLQEEIARLNTNADLFLETNMGATAIGTGLNAHPDYALKCTENLAKISGADVVLASDLVEATPDTGAYVIYSSAMKRMAVKLSKICNDLRLLASGPRAGFYEINLPKMQPGSSIMPGKVNPVIPEVVNQVCFKVIGNDLTVTFAAEAGQLQLNVMEPVLTQSIMESIRFLKNAMDTLREKCIDGITANKEVCLNMVKNSIGIVTALNPYIGYKNSTKIAKEALDTGKSVYDLVLEHELLSKEKLDEILAPENMLNPHAKF; via the coding sequence ATGAATGATTACAGAATTGAAAGTGATCTGATAGGTGAACTAAAGGTTCCGGTAAATGCATACTATGGAGTACAGACGCAGAGAGCGATAGATAATTTTAAAATTTCCAATGATCACTTATCGGATCATCCGGAGTTTATTAAAGCTTTTGCTTTCGTCAAAAAGGCAGCTGCTCAGACTAATTTTGAATTAGGACTTTTAGATGAGATCATCAATAAAAATATAACAACAGCTTGTGATGAGATTATCGCAGGGAAAATGCATGAAGAGTTTCCAACGGATATGATCCAGGGCGGAGCAGGAACTTCAATGAATATGAACGCTAATGAAGTAATTGCGAACAGAGCTTTGGAACTTATGGGACACCAGAAAGGTGAATACCAGTTCTGTTCTCCAAACGATCATGTAAACCTTTCTCAGTCTACTAACGATGCTTATCCTACTGCAATTCGTATAGCATTATACAACCTGAATAAAACACTTGTAGAGCGTCTGGAATTACTGATTCAATCATTCAGAAAAAAAGCGGATGATCTGAAAGATGTCATTAAAATGGGGCGTACCCAGCTGCAGGATGCAGTGCCTATGACAATGGGGCAGGAGTTTAATGCTTTCGCCAATACTCTTCAGGAGGAAATAGCCCGTTTGAATACGAATGCAGATCTGTTCCTTGAAACCAATATGGGAGCAACAGCAATTGGTACAGGGCTTAATGCGCATCCGGATTATGCTTTGAAATGTACAGAGAATCTGGCTAAGATTTCAGGAGCAGATGTAGTGTTGGCTTCAGACCTTGTAGAGGCAACACCTGATACCGGAGCTTATGTTATTTATTCTTCTGCAATGAAAAGAATGGCTGTGAAGCTTTCCAAAATTTGTAATGACTTAAGATTATTGGCTTCAGGACCGAGAGCTGGTTTTTATGAAATTAATTTACCAAAAATGCAGCCCGGATCCTCTATTATGCCTGGAAAAGTAAATCCGGTAATCCCGGAAGTGGTAAATCAGGTTTGTTTTAAAGTTATTGGGAATGATCTTACTGTAACTTTTGCAGCAGAGGCTGGTCAGTTACAGCTTAATGTTATGGAACCCGTTCTTACGCAATCAATCATGGAGTCTATCCGTTTTCTGAAAAACGCGATGGATACTCTTCGTGAAAAATGTATAGATGGTATTACAGCCAACAAAGAAGTTTGCCTGAATATGGTGAAAAACAGTATTGGTATTGTTACAGCACTTAATCCATATATTGGATATAAAAATAGTACTAAGATTGCTAAAGAAGCCCTTGATACTGGTAAGAGTGTATATGATCTGGTATTAGAGCATGAATTATTAAGCAAAGAAAAACTGGATGAGATTCTGGCACCTGAAAACATGCTGAATCCACATGCAAAATTCTAA
- a CDS encoding N-acetylmuramoyl-L-alanine amidase has protein sequence MRNTLYFIGLSAVLFSCGSSKNVTPQKKNLPVNKNNTSNVTAKPQTPSVQTPVKPAIQKDHGVEFYTTNIADITKNDNTASYGSIVTAKPMGYQITKNYFPAIGQNFRQRYLILHYTALDNDRSITALTQRGVSAHYLVSDINDQEIYQIVDENKRSYHAGVSNWRKDSNLNDTSIGIEIVNSGFTTNASGQRIFADFPDYQIRKVAALAKDIVQRYNIPPTNVLAHSDIAPGRKQDPGPKFPWKKLYDEYQIGMWYDEGIRAGFLNQLETGTFESDKNTPPFIYKVQSQLQSLGYQVDLSGQWDNQTKLVVQSFQYHFWPQLGDGVLDMGTYATLLALLQKYPSK, from the coding sequence ATGCGTAATACATTATATTTCATCGGATTAAGTGCAGTGCTTTTTTCCTGCGGTTCTTCTAAAAATGTTACACCTCAGAAAAAAAACTTACCAGTAAATAAAAATAATACCAGTAATGTTACTGCAAAACCACAAACGCCGTCTGTGCAGACCCCGGTAAAACCGGCTATACAGAAAGACCATGGAGTAGAGTTTTATACAACAAATATTGCTGACATTACTAAAAACGATAATACAGCAAGTTATGGTAGTATTGTAACTGCTAAACCAATGGGTTACCAGATTACAAAAAACTATTTTCCGGCTATAGGACAAAATTTCAGACAGCGCTATCTTATTCTTCACTATACAGCGTTGGATAATGATCGATCCATTACGGCATTAACACAAAGAGGTGTAAGTGCCCATTATTTGGTAAGTGATATCAACGATCAGGAAATCTACCAGATTGTAGACGAAAATAAAAGATCCTATCATGCAGGGGTAAGCAACTGGAGAAAAGACTCTAACCTAAATGATACTTCCATTGGGATTGAAATTGTGAATAGCGGATTTACAACAAATGCTTCAGGTCAGAGGATTTTTGCAGATTTCCCGGATTATCAGATCAGAAAAGTAGCTGCATTAGCTAAAGATATCGTACAACGCTATAATATTCCGCCAACGAATGTTTTGGCACACTCAGATATAGCCCCCGGCAGAAAGCAGGATCCAGGGCCAAAATTCCCGTGGAAAAAACTATATGACGAATACCAGATTGGAATGTGGTATGATGAAGGTATACGTGCAGGGTTCCTTAATCAGTTAGAGACAGGAACTTTTGAATCCGATAAAAATACACCACCATTCATTTATAAAGTACAGAGCCAGCTTCAGTCATTAGGATACCAAGTTGATTTATCCGGGCAATGGGATAATCAGACTAAACTAGTTGTTCAGTCATTCCAGTATCATTTCTGGCCGCAATTAGGAGACGGAGTTCTGGATATGGGAACTTATGCTACTTTATTGGCATTATTGCAAAAGTATCCGTCAAAATAA
- a CDS encoding GIY-YIG nuclease family protein, with translation MCFCYMLHSSTLNQFYIGHCLEELNERLRKHLSNHKGFTSRAKDWIIVYSETFNDKSSAYKREREIKAWKSKKKIEQLIKSSTG, from the coding sequence ATGTGTTTCTGCTATATGTTACACTCCTCTACTCTCAATCAATTTTATATTGGTCATTGCTTAGAAGAACTTAATGAGAGATTGAGAAAACACCTTTCTAATCATAAAGGTTTTACTTCCCGTGCTAAGGATTGGATTATTGTATATTCTGAAACTTTCAACGATAAGAGCTCTGCATATAAAAGAGAACGCGAAATAAAAGCATGGAAAAGTAAAAAGAAAATTGAACAACTTATAAAAAGCTCGACTGGATAG
- a CDS encoding GIY-YIG nuclease family protein, protein MLHSYTLDQFYIGHCLEELNERLRKHLSNYKGFTSRAKDWIIVYSETFDDKSSAYKRKREIKAWKSKKKIEQLIKISTG, encoded by the coding sequence ATATTACACTCCTATACTCTCGATCAATTTTATATTGGTCATTGCTTAGAAGAACTTAATGAGAGATTGAGAAAACACCTTTCTAATTATAAAGGTTTTACTTCTCGTGCTAAAGATTGGATTATTGTATATTCTGAAACTTTTGATGATAAAAGCTCTGCATACAAAAGAAAACGCGAAATAAAGGCATGGAAAAGTAAAAAGAAAATTGAACAACTTATAAAAATCTCGACTGGATAG
- a CDS encoding serine hydrolase domain-containing protein codes for MKKNIIYLLLLLSLLSCQKSYKRSTDYSYTKPIQLSDSIKVDYLYNTGMDTVQIINLTKLILSDTIPNIHSLLILKDNKLVYENYFAGDDEIVGKKLGYVEHGIEDLHDCRSMSKSVTSACIGIAVKKGLIKNIDDSIFPYFKQYQNDFDEQKKKITIRHLLTMTSGLKWNEDISYRDPRNTELRMDMSSDPIDFILSRPMVSEPGATWNYNGGNTQLLAEIIKSVSGLPIDKFAEQELFTPLGINKYEWLPLVKNMPAAASGVRLRSRDLLKFGMLYMNDGKWKDKDILNTDWTEQSLSSAITRPSTKDKNAGYGFQFWTFKETIKDKEIEIQEAKGNGGQRIFFCKPLNLLVVITAGNYNNWEIKNDSKAVLLKYIIPAIK; via the coding sequence ATGAAAAAAAATATCATTTACCTTTTATTGCTTTTGTCTTTGTTAAGTTGCCAAAAGTCCTATAAACGCTCTACTGATTATTCATACACAAAACCTATTCAACTATCCGATAGTATTAAAGTAGATTACCTATATAATACTGGAATGGATACCGTTCAAATAATAAATCTTACAAAACTCATATTGTCAGATACTATTCCGAATATACACAGCCTACTCATACTTAAAGATAATAAGCTGGTTTATGAAAACTATTTTGCGGGAGATGATGAAATTGTGGGAAAGAAACTAGGCTATGTAGAACACGGTATTGAGGATTTGCATGACTGTCGGAGTATGTCAAAAAGTGTTACATCTGCCTGTATAGGAATTGCTGTAAAAAAAGGACTTATTAAAAATATTGATGACTCTATTTTCCCCTATTTTAAGCAATATCAGAATGATTTCGATGAGCAAAAGAAAAAAATCACCATTCGTCATTTACTGACTATGACAAGTGGTCTTAAGTGGAATGAAGATATTTCTTATAGAGATCCAAGAAACACAGAACTTAGAATGGATATGAGTTCTGATCCAATTGATTTTATTTTGAGTAGACCAATGGTTTCAGAGCCCGGTGCTACATGGAATTACAATGGCGGTAATACACAATTATTGGCAGAAATAATAAAATCAGTCAGTGGTTTACCCATAGATAAATTTGCTGAACAAGAATTATTTACCCCTCTAGGTATCAATAAATATGAATGGCTTCCGTTGGTCAAAAATATGCCTGCCGCAGCATCAGGAGTTCGATTACGTTCAAGAGATCTACTTAAATTCGGGATGTTGTATATGAATGACGGAAAATGGAAAGATAAAGACATTTTAAATACCGATTGGACAGAGCAATCTCTGAGTTCAGCCATAACAAGACCTTCTACAAAAGATAAAAATGCAGGATATGGTTTCCAATTTTGGACATTCAAGGAAACAATAAAAGATAAAGAAATAGAAATTCAGGAAGCTAAAGGAAATGGTGGGCAAAGGATATTTTTTTGTAAGCCGTTAAATTTATTAGTTGTGATAACAGCAGGAAATTACAATAACTGGGAAATAAAAAATGATTCTAAAGCGGTCTTATTGAAATATATAATTCCTGCGATAAAATAA
- a CDS encoding GNAT family N-acetyltransferase gives MSKIDMNSAVFPILKTERLTLKQLSIDDHQDIFALRSDPEINEFLGRQICETNEEAISFINKVNNNIKEGNSFYWAITLTETNTLVGTICLFDFSTENDSCEIGYELMTKFQGQGIMTEAVQVVIDYVFHTLKLEKILAVTHYKNQSSTNLLLKFDFVKSIETLKEDPELNIFTLSKECK, from the coding sequence ATGAGCAAGATAGATATGAATTCAGCAGTTTTCCCAATTTTGAAAACTGAAAGATTAACGCTCAAGCAATTATCAATTGATGATCATCAAGATATTTTTGCTTTGCGTTCCGACCCGGAAATTAACGAGTTTCTTGGCAGGCAAATATGTGAAACAAATGAAGAGGCAATAAGTTTCATTAATAAGGTTAATAATAATATTAAAGAAGGCAATTCTTTTTATTGGGCAATTACTTTAACAGAAACTAATACACTTGTTGGTACAATATGTTTATTTGACTTTTCAACCGAAAATGATAGCTGTGAAATAGGATATGAATTAATGACAAAATTTCAAGGACAAGGTATAATGACAGAAGCTGTTCAAGTTGTGATTGACTACGTATTTCACACTTTGAAACTCGAAAAAATACTTGCTGTTACACACTATAAGAATCAGAGTTCAACCAATCTTCTGTTAAAATTCGATTTTGTAAAATCGATAGAAACGCTCAAAGAAGATCCTGAATTGAATATTTTTACTTTGAGTAAGGAGTGTAAATGA
- a CDS encoding PhzF family phenazine biosynthesis protein gives MKLELYQIDSFTEDIFHGNPACVVPLKNWLPDEILLKIARENAVAETAFFIDNGDTIHLRWFTPEIEMDLCGHATLATAHCLASILNYQNDRIIFQTKSGELTVDVKDGFYYMDFPSRMPESSTLPDIITRSLNIQPKEVFKSRDYVLVYESEEDIKKIEIERSIFDLINLDPGGVVVTAAGTDSDFVSRYFTPQSSILEDPVTGSSHCSLIPFWSSRLGKDKLFARQLSERGGQLYCENKNERVIVAGKGRTYSMGHLWIE, from the coding sequence ATGAAGCTAGAATTATATCAAATAGATTCTTTTACAGAAGATATTTTCCATGGAAATCCTGCATGTGTTGTTCCGTTAAAAAATTGGTTACCTGATGAGATACTCTTAAAAATAGCCCGTGAAAATGCTGTAGCAGAAACGGCCTTTTTTATCGACAATGGCGATACTATTCATCTAAGATGGTTTACACCTGAAATAGAAATGGATTTGTGTGGGCATGCTACTCTTGCTACAGCTCATTGTTTAGCTTCCATCTTAAACTATCAGAACGACAGAATCATTTTTCAAACCAAAAGTGGTGAATTAACAGTGGATGTAAAAGATGGATTTTATTATATGGACTTCCCGTCAAGGATGCCTGAATCCTCTACTCTTCCGGATATTATAACCAGATCTCTCAATATACAACCTAAGGAAGTCTTCAAATCACGAGACTATGTACTGGTATATGAATCTGAGGAAGACATAAAAAAAATTGAAATTGAAAGATCTATTTTCGACCTTATCAATCTGGATCCGGGCGGTGTTGTTGTGACAGCAGCAGGTACCGACAGTGATTTTGTTTCAAGATATTTTACGCCACAGTCTTCGATTCTTGAAGATCCTGTAACCGGCTCTTCACACTGTTCACTCATTCCGTTCTGGTCATCGAGATTAGGAAAGGATAAACTTTTCGCCCGCCAGCTATCAGAAAGAGGCGGCCAGCTTTATTGTGAAAACAAAAATGAAAGAGTGATCGTAGCGGGTAAAGGCAGAACCTATTCTATGGGACATTTGTGGATAGAGTAA
- a CDS encoding serine hydrolase domain-containing protein: MKTLQIILVLFSIIFSGYSSAQKLNNEIKNKIEKVENSLSPSVISGSNKVPDFNIIERMKQLNVKGVSIAVINNYKIEWVKAYGYADEEENRKTNVNTLFQAASISKTINSLAFMKLVQLGKIDLDQDINHYLKSWRFPYDSISKNKIITPRNLLSHSGGLDVSGFGGYERTAAIPNIIQILNGTPPANSKPVRSVKEPGIAFDYSGGGTMISQLILTDVAKKSYTDFIKREIFIPLQMTHSTYSVKNDTLNIASGYYTDGKKVKGKYHLYPEYAAAGLWTTPEDLAKYIIECQLTLQGKSQKILSQKYMKERFTPVVNYDESKAALGVFLRYKNGAYYFNHNGGNEGFTCASYGSLDKGYGVVVMTNSNNQELMLEICNSVARIYNWDRFFVPQFK, encoded by the coding sequence ATGAAAACATTACAAATTATTTTAGTACTATTTTCTATAATATTTTCCGGCTACTCATCTGCTCAGAAGTTGAATAATGAAATTAAAAACAAAATTGAAAAAGTAGAAAACTCTCTAAGTCCATCTGTTATTTCAGGCAGTAATAAAGTACCTGATTTTAACATTATTGAGAGAATGAAGCAACTCAACGTTAAGGGAGTAAGTATTGCGGTTATCAATAACTATAAAATAGAATGGGTGAAAGCATACGGATATGCAGATGAAGAAGAGAACAGAAAAACCAACGTCAATACTTTATTTCAGGCAGCTTCAATAAGTAAAACCATCAACAGCCTGGCTTTTATGAAACTGGTACAGCTTGGCAAAATAGATCTTGATCAGGATATCAACCATTACCTAAAAAGCTGGCGTTTTCCCTATGACAGCATTTCCAAAAATAAAATAATTACTCCCAGAAATCTGTTGAGCCATTCCGGAGGTCTAGATGTTTCAGGATTCGGAGGTTATGAAAGAACAGCAGCTATACCCAATATTATACAAATCTTAAACGGAACTCCACCTGCCAATTCCAAACCTGTACGTTCTGTAAAAGAACCAGGAATTGCATTCGACTATTCAGGAGGAGGCACTATGATTTCCCAACTAATCCTTACAGATGTAGCTAAGAAAAGCTATACAGATTTTATAAAAAGAGAGATTTTTATTCCGTTACAAATGACCCATAGTACATATTCAGTAAAAAATGACACCTTGAATATTGCTTCAGGATATTATACAGATGGGAAGAAGGTAAAAGGAAAATATCATTTGTATCCGGAATATGCCGCCGCCGGACTTTGGACTACACCTGAAGATCTGGCTAAATATATAATTGAATGTCAGCTGACATTACAGGGGAAATCTCAAAAAATACTATCACAGAAATACATGAAAGAACGTTTTACACCAGTTGTAAACTATGATGAGAGCAAGGCCGCTTTGGGTGTTTTCCTTCGGTATAAAAACGGAGCTTACTACTTTAATCATAACGGTGGCAACGAAGGCTTTACCTGTGCGTCGTATGGGAGCCTGGACAAGGGTTACGGCGTTGTGGTTATGACCAACAGCAATAACCAGGAACTAATGCTTGAAATTTGCAATAGTGTTGCCCGTATTTATAACTGGGATCGCTTTTTTGTCCCTCAATTTAAATAG
- a CDS encoding GLPGLI family protein — protein MKYIFSFISFFTFLFCYAQEFKFADNASFKPFPYSVESLDTSYQNIYYQLSFANNSEKPDSKKQAVCILELGKIKSKFFDFNSVKSDSLTKKYSVEKEITGKELTAMLAFKTNWENVLIRDIQTKNIIFQDHASKTFQYEGTQPELKWNLEKESKTILGYTCNKATTEYRGRKYTAWYTTDIPISSGPYVFEGLPGLILAISDSKDHFNFTAIAMDKNPREIYLNNGKHIIKVSRDQFRKVQKNYHSNPGFYINGGAYNADGTEVKVDPRYSKPYNPIELE, from the coding sequence ATGAAATATATTTTTTCTTTCATCTCTTTTTTTACTTTTTTATTTTGTTATGCACAGGAATTTAAATTTGCAGATAATGCTTCTTTCAAGCCGTTTCCTTATAGTGTGGAAAGTTTGGATACAAGTTATCAGAATATTTATTACCAGCTATCTTTTGCCAATAACTCTGAAAAGCCCGACTCTAAAAAGCAGGCTGTCTGTATTCTGGAGTTAGGAAAAATTAAATCTAAATTTTTTGATTTTAATAGTGTAAAAAGTGATTCTCTGACGAAGAAATACAGTGTTGAAAAAGAAATTACCGGAAAGGAATTGACTGCTATGCTTGCCTTTAAAACCAATTGGGAAAATGTATTGATAAGAGATATTCAGACTAAGAATATTATTTTTCAGGATCATGCGAGTAAAACTTTTCAATATGAAGGAACTCAGCCTGAATTAAAATGGAATTTAGAAAAAGAAAGCAAAACTATTTTGGGCTATACTTGCAATAAAGCAACAACGGAATATAGAGGAAGAAAATATACAGCTTGGTATACGACGGATATTCCAATTAGTAGTGGACCTTATGTTTTTGAAGGCCTTCCGGGACTTATTTTAGCCATTTCGGATTCCAAAGATCATTTTAACTTTACAGCAATTGCTATGGATAAAAATCCAAGAGAAATTTACCTCAATAATGGGAAGCATATTATAAAAGTGAGCCGCGATCAATTTCGAAAAGTTCAGAAAAATTACCATAGCAATCCCGGTTTTTATATAAATGGTGGAGCCTATAATGCAGACGGAACTGAAGTAAAAGTGGATCCAAGATATAGTAAGCCGTATAATCCAATTGAACTAGAGTAA